A window of Corticium candelabrum chromosome 3, ooCorCand1.1, whole genome shotgun sequence contains these coding sequences:
- the LOC134177000 gene encoding uncharacterized protein LOC134177000, which yields MKKCCLCNNTGSCRNCRCVKVGKRCSNCNPLNHNRCVNWKVRGTEKTEPRESCKNEHVKPFHLIPGSVSVQTKSTVSTTSQAENPHNSAGNKAPTIMDSPINRNLDNPLSYASVAASSRHVNDSEILHFDSYDLSQPSFMHSTLPQKMKLTSNDTSSLHETTNHDHCPTTSSDMSSMGVELGQFPCYNPVSPPNFTWGSLSGTEFQLQVNHAYSEVVHWKQNLFRVPSGTAGNKFVSELTRLFQAFADSSSLESIALTASMLMPQLLLQRPYKHANKEAIQSCLSRRLNAWFDGNISDLLREGNTIQKQLTSHTQRFKHIAGHSGADTEKVSALKFANLVKNGNIKAADRLINKQGASGVLSLTKSISDNDPTTVRDVLKEKHPQASPLHQEALLDSADQIPVPHSILFDQLDGSLIRSMALKSSGAAGPSGLDASNWKRLCTSFKSYSNELCTALAAVAKRLSTTFVDPNAITALVACRLIPLDKNPGIRPIGICEVIRRILGKAILKIVRSNVLAVTGALQLCAGQSSGCEAAVHAMQSIYHDSDTEAILLVDATNAFNCLNRQVALKNISINCPSIFPILVNTYRKPSCLFVGGEMLWSQEGTTQGDPLAMVMYALATVPLITKLKLSENRQVWYADDAAAGGKLEKVRDWWHLLCDKGPKYGYFPNGKKSWLIVKPDAIDKARQLFNNTSVNITSEGHKYLGSAIGTETFRKTFLQQKIIEWTNEIADLARIARSQPHAAYAAFTHGIVGRWTYALRTNRDDGTLLCSLESAIQENLIPALLNRAQLNPTERQLIALPARFGGLGIINPENLAYEYSHSQTITAPLVKKILQQDFALEDTSHLQEKLKLTTRQHKQQQLMSSAATVENQLPQHLKRAILLSKEKGASSWLTVIPVEEHGYYLHKSAFRDSICLRYGWKPAYLPDKCPCGGSFNVDHALTCPTGGFPSLRHNEIRDIVGGLLGKVCNDVKLEPVLQSLNGESFVGRSTTTDNEARLDIRANGFWGKTFQTTFFDVRIFNANAPSYRDIAINSCYKRQEQEKKRKYEHRIQQVELSSFTPIVYSCTGGCSSLTNTFVKRLASLLANKTGTTYNLTINWLRCRIGFALLRSSIMCLRGSRSKPPCHELGQDLNISLATAESGMVS from the coding sequence ATGAAGAAATGCTGTTTATGCAACAATACAGGTAGTTGTAGGAACTGTCGTTGTGTCAAAGTAGGGAAGCGATGCAGCAACTGCAATCCACTCAACCACAACCGTTGTGTAAATTGGAAAGTGCGTGGGACTGAGAAAACAGAGCCTAGAGAAAGCTGTAAAAATGAGCATGTGAAACCATTTCATCTCATTCCTGGATCTGTCTCTGTGCAAACCAAATCAACAGTGTCTACTACGTCTCAGGCAGAGAATCCTCATAATTCAGCTGGTAATAAGGCGCCTACTATTATGGATTCTCCAATTAACCGCAACTTGGACAATCCACTCTCTTACGCTTCAGTTGCTGCCAGCTCAAGGCACGTCAATGATTCTGAAATCTTGCACTTTGATAGCTATGATTTGTCTCAACCATCGTTTATGCATTCCACTCTACCACAGAAAATGAAATTAACATCCAATGACACTTCAAGCTTGCATGAAACGACCAACCATGATCACTGCCCAACAACCTCCTCTGATATGTCATCGATGGGAGTAGAGTTGGGTCAATTTCCATGTTACAATCCGGTCTCGCCTCCTAATTTTACCTGGGGATCACTTTCTGGTACTGAATTCCAACTACAGGTGAATCATGCCTATTCTGAAGTCGTTCACTGGAAGCAAAATTTATTTCGTGTTCCTTCTGGAACAGCTGGCAACAAGTTTGTTTCAGAGCTTACCAGACTATTTCAAGCATTTGCAGATTCTTCCTCTCTTGAAAGCATTGCCCTCACAGCTTCAATGCTAATGCCACAGCTTCTTCTTCAGCGACCATACAAACACGCAAACAAAGAAGCAATACAGTCTTGTTTGTCTCGACGTTTAAACGCTTGGTTTGATGGCAACATTTCTGATCTTTTGAGAGAAGGAAACACCATTCAGAAACAACTTACTAGCCATACGCAGAGATTCAAGCATATTGCAGGCCATTCAGGTGCAGACACCGAAAAGGTATCTGCGCTTAAGTTTGCCAATCTAGTAAAAAACGGGAATATCAAAGCAGCTGATCgtctgataaacaaacaaggagCTTCGGGTGTCCTATCACTCACTAAAAGTATATCAGACAATGATCCGACAACGGTTAGAGATGTCCTAAAAGAGAAACATCCACAGGCGTCTCCATTACATCAAGAGGCGTTATTGGATTCCGCTGACCAAATCCCAGTCCCTCACTCTATTCTGTTTGATCAATTAGATGGCAGTCTCATTAGATCCATGGCTCTGAAATCATCTGGGGCGGCAGGTCCTTCCGGATTAGATGCGAGTAACTGGAAACGTCTTTGCACCAGTTTCAAAAGTTACTCCAATGAGTTGTGTACTGCCCTTGCAGCTGTTGCCAAACGTTTGTCAACAACGTTTGTGGATCCAAATGCTATCACAGCTTTAGTAGCTTGCCGATTGATACCACTTGACAAAAATCCTGGCATTCGTCCAATTGGAATATGTGAAGTGATACGGCGAATACTGGGAAAAGCTATCCTCAAAATCGTTCGATCTAATGTACTAGCTGTCACTGGAGCTTTGCAGCTTTGCGCGGGGCAGAGTTCAGGCTGTGAAGCAGCTGTACATGCAATGCAATCCATCTACCACGACTCTGACACAGAGGCAATCTTGCTTGTGGACGCAACAAATGCTTTCAATTGTCTTAACAGACAGGTTGCCTTGAAGAACATTTCAATCAACTGTCCTTCTATTTTTCCCATCCTTGTCAACACTTACAGGAAACCttcttgtctctttgttggCGGGGAAATGCTCTGGTCTCAAGAAGGTACCACGCAAGGAGACCCCTTGGCGATGGTAATGTACGCCCTTGCTACCGTGCCTTTAATTACTAAACTAAAACTTTCAGAAAATCGACAGGTATGGTATGCTGATGATGCCGCTGCTGGAGGAAAATTAGAAAAAGTGAGAGATTGGTGGCACTTGCTGTGTGACAAAGGCCCCAAATACGGTTACTTCCCAAATGGAAAGAAATCTTGGCTGATCGTGAAACCTGATGCAATTGACAAAGCAAGGCAGCTCTTTAACAACACTTCCGTGAACATCACTTCAGAAGGTCACAAATACCTAGGTTCCGCTATTGGTACAGAAACTTTCCGCAAAACTTTCCTACAGCAAAAGATTATTGAATGGACAAACGAAATCGCTGATTTGGCTCGCATAGCTCGCTCACAACCCCACGCCGCATATGCTGCATTTACCCACGGCATTGTGGGTCGCTGGACGTATGCACTGAGAACCAACCGTGATGATGGCACACTTTTGTGTTCACTAGAATCTGCCATTCAAGAAAACCTTATTCCTGCTCTTCTCAATCGAGCACAACTCAATCCAACTGAAAGACAACTTATCGCTTTGCCAGCTCGATTCGGTGGTCTAGGTATTATCAATCCTGAGAATTTAGCATATGAATATTCCCATTCACAAACCATCACGGCGCCTTTAGTCAAGAAGATTCTTCAACAAGACTTTGCTCTTGAAGATACCTCTCATCTCCAAGAAAAACTCAAATTAACCACgcgacaacacaaacaacagcaactgatGTCATCTGCTGCCACTGTTGAAAATCAACTTCCTCAGCACTTAAAGCGAGCGATTTTACTCTCAAAAGAAAAGGGAGCTTCCTCTTGGTTGACAGTCATCCCGGTTGAAGAGCATGGCTACTACTTGCACAAATCGGCATTTCGTGACTCCATTTGCCTACGCTATGGCTGGAAACCTGCATACCTTCCTGACAAGTGCCCTTGTGGCGGCAGCTTCAACGTGGATCATGCATTAACTTGCCCCACAGGCGGGTTTCCGTCATTGAGACATAACGAAATACGTGACATTGTTGGAGGTCTTCTTGGAAAAGTTTGTAATGACGTTAAACTTGAACCGGTTTTGCAATCCCTGAATGGTGAAAGCTTTGTTGGACGAAGTACCACAACAGACAATGAAGCTCGACTAGACATACGAGCAAATGGCTTTTGGGGCAAAACTTTTCAAACTACCTTTTTTGATGTACGTATTTTCAATGCAAATGCTCCATCCTACAGGGACATTGCTATTAATTCTTGTTATAAACGCCAAGaacaagaaaagaagagaaagtACGAGCACAGGATACAACAAGTGGAACTTTCGTCTTTTACACCTATTGTCTATTCTTGCACTGGCGGTTGCAGTTCTCTTACCAATACTTTTGTCAAGAGACTTGCTTCCTTGCTGGCAAATAAAACAGGCACCACATACAATCTTACCATCAACTGGTTACGTTGCCGAATTGGGTTCGCTCTACTACGATCTTCAATCATGTGCCTACGAGGTTCTCGATCCAAGCCACCTTGTCATGAACTTGGTCAAGACTTGAACATTAGCTTGGCTACTGCTGAAAGCGGCATGGTCAGTTAA